A genome region from Carya illinoinensis cultivar Pawnee chromosome 2, C.illinoinensisPawnee_v1, whole genome shotgun sequence includes the following:
- the LOC122300260 gene encoding UDP-glucuronate 4-epimerase 6-like, producing the protein MLSKMASSPPDKSKTIKIERYNSYLRRVNSTKLLINASSKVLFRATLLIALALIFYFVLHYPPLSDAPGSHHLHATRRSFLSSALHGPGAGGPTWEKQVRHSSTPRRPNGMSVLVTGAAGFVGSHCSLALKKRGDGVLGLDNFNGYYDPSLKRARQALLLKHQVFIVEGDLNDTPLLTKLFDVVPFTHILHLAAQAGVRYAMQNPQSYVNSNIAGFVNLLEVAKAVNPQPAIVWASSSSVYGLNTENPFSESHRTDQPASLYAATKKAGEEIAHTYNHIYGLSLTGLRFFTVYGPWGRPDMAYFFFTKDILQGKAIDVYKTQDGKEVARDFTYIDDVVKGCVGALDTTEKSTGSGGKKRGPAQLRIYNLGNTSPVPVGKLVSILEGLLNTKAKKHVIKMPRNGDVPYTHANVSLAFKDFGYKPTTDLSTGLRKFVKWYVNYYGIQSKVRKETSTGNSNHPEESD; encoded by the coding sequence ATGCTAAGCAAAATGGCTTCTTCTCCGCCAGACAAGAGCAAGACCATAAAGATAGAGCGCTACAACAGCTACCTCCGCAGAGTTAACAGCACAAAGCTCCTAATTAACGCCTCCTCCAAGGTCTTGTTCCGCGCCACTCTTCTCATCGCCCTCGCCCTCATCTTTTACTTCGTCCTCCACTACCCTCCGCTTTCCGATGCCCCCGGCTCCCACCATCTCCACGCTACCCGCCGCAGCTTCCTCTCCTCCGCTCTCCATGGTCCCGGCGCCGGCGGCCCCACCTGGGAGAAGCAAGTCCGCCATTCCTCCACCCCCCGCCGCCCCAACGGCATGTCCGTCCTCGTCACCGGCGCTGCTGGCTTTGTTGGTTCCCACTGCTCCCTCGCTTTGAAGAAACGCGGCGACGGCGTCCTCGGTCTCGACAACTTCAACGGCTACTATGACCCATCGCTGAAGCGCGCGAGGCAGGCGCTTTTACTCAAACACCAAGTCTTCATTGTGGAAGGAGATTTGAACGATACCCCATTGCTCACTAAGTTATTCGACGTCGTTCCCTTTACGCACATCCTCCACCTTGCCGCCCAGGCCGGGGTTCGCTACGCCATGCAGAATCCACAATCCTACGTGAACTCCAACATTGCCGGGTTTGTGAATCTTTTGGAAGTTGCCAAGGCTGTGAATCCTCAACCGGCAATCGTTTGGGCGTCGTCCAGCTCCGTCTACGGCCTCAACACCGAGAACCCATTCTCCGAATCGCACCGGACCGACCAGCCCGCCAGTCTCTACGCCGCAACAAAGAAGGCCGGCGAAGAAATCGCCCACACCTATAACCATATCTACGGGCTCTCCCTCACTGGTTTAAGGTTCTTCACGGTTTACGGACCTTGGGGTAGACCAGACATGGCCTATTTCTTCTTCACCAAGGACATCTTACAGGGTAAGGCCATTGACGTGTACAAGACACAGGACGGCAAGGAGGTGGCGCGTGACTTCACGTACATCGACGACGTCGTGAAAGGGTGCGTTGGGGCCTTGGACACGACGGAGAAGAGCACCGGGAGCGGCGGAAAGAAGCGGGGACCTGCACAGCTGAGGATCTACAATCTAGGAAACACGTCACCGGTGCCGGTGGGGAAGTTGGTGTCGATATTGGAAGGGTTGCTGAACACCAAAGCCAAGAAACACGTGATCAAGATGCCGAGGAATGGGGACGTGCCTTACACGCATGCCAATGTGAGCTTGGCTTTCAAGGACTTTGGGTACAAGCCCACCACGGATTTGTCCACCGGATTGAGAAAGTTCGTCAAGTGGTACGTGAATTACTATGGGATTCAATCGAAAGTAAGGAAGGAAACCAGTACCGGCAATAGTAATCATCCCGAAGAATCCGATTGA